From Acinetobacter lwoffii, a single genomic window includes:
- a CDS encoding patatin-like phospholipase family protein — protein MQKYVLSMVILGTFGLSACQTTPMTAQAATSHLQPAAQRGEAQARPNQIDFQKIKQTQQRPVVALVLGSGGARGYAHIGALEVLEQAGIQPDFIVGTSAGSIVGSIYASGKPAIELRNIALNMRPNDVRDIKLARKGFFDGKKVEDYVNLQVDQTPLEAMKIPMFVVATALKEGKKVVFNYGNTGQAVRASVSIPSMFIPTLIQGKEYVDGGLVSPVPVDVARELGADIVIAVDILAQPIHTETSNVWGLFNQNINIMQQHLAHEELKHADVVIQPDLREKGHIFDVRGRELTMQAGAEATQLKLMEISQAYQKHDYAQGHRIPQFVVHEHQAQ, from the coding sequence ATGCAGAAATATGTGTTGAGTATGGTGATACTGGGTACATTTGGCCTAAGTGCTTGCCAAACGACCCCAATGACAGCCCAAGCGGCGACTAGTCATCTACAACCTGCTGCACAACGCGGAGAAGCTCAGGCACGTCCGAATCAAATTGATTTTCAAAAGATCAAGCAAACCCAGCAACGTCCGGTAGTTGCTTTAGTTCTGGGCAGTGGCGGTGCGCGTGGCTATGCGCATATTGGTGCGTTGGAAGTACTGGAACAGGCGGGTATTCAACCAGATTTTATTGTCGGAACCAGTGCGGGCAGTATTGTGGGATCCATTTATGCAAGTGGCAAACCGGCGATTGAACTGCGCAATATTGCTCTCAACATGCGACCGAATGATGTCCGTGATATCAAGCTGGCCAGAAAAGGTTTTTTTGATGGCAAGAAAGTTGAGGACTATGTCAATTTGCAGGTCGATCAAACCCCGCTTGAAGCCATGAAAATCCCAATGTTTGTGGTAGCAACCGCGCTGAAAGAAGGCAAGAAAGTCGTCTTTAACTATGGCAATACCGGACAGGCGGTACGTGCTTCAGTCTCGATTCCGAGTATGTTTATTCCGACTCTTATTCAAGGTAAAGAATATGTAGATGGTGGTCTGGTCAGTCCTGTGCCGGTCGATGTGGCACGTGAGTTGGGAGCCGATATTGTGATTGCGGTGGATATTCTGGCACAGCCCATTCACACGGAAACCAGCAATGTCTGGGGGCTATTTAACCAGAACATCAATATTATGCAGCAACATCTGGCGCATGAAGAATTAAAGCATGCAGATGTGGTGATTCAGCCGGACTTACGCGAAAAAGGCCATATCTTTGATGTACGTGGCAGGGAACTCACCATGCAGGCTGGTGCCGAGGCGACCCAGTTAAAGTTGATGGAAATTTCACAAGCCTACCAAAAACATGATTATGCTCAAGGACATCGCATTCCACAGTTTGTGGTACATGAACATCAAGCTCAATAA
- the chrA gene encoding chromate efflux transporter, which translates to MPSISLYRIFLIFLQLGCISFGGPAAHLVFFHRKFVTQLQWLNDTQYSQLVALAQLLPGPSSSQVGLSIGYLQRGYTGAVIAWLGFTLPSMILMTLVALLGQSYFHILNSNSFHTIQLIVFSVIAWAFWQMLRSFCKSAWQYAVLILSVALLIVVSVSFNQILVIILGAICGLLAGHFSHSDLKPKEINKTAISSPYIRSAAAPYWLLAFILPFVLLPLAGKLWGESELQFFSNFYQTGSLVFGGGHVILPLLHQDFVTTSLVSAQSFDLGYAFAQLMPGPLFSFASYIGALLPWTPYVWLNTLLATCAIFLPSFFLIFATLPYWSWLMQQRHIHQAVMGINAAVVGLLLYLLLDLSQRYFSYGSDLVFVAVMIALLRSKLPVWFSLILGFVLYQSYLNFF; encoded by the coding sequence ATGCCTTCAATCTCACTGTACCGGATTTTCCTGATTTTCCTGCAACTGGGCTGCATTTCATTTGGCGGTCCAGCGGCGCATCTGGTGTTTTTTCACCGAAAATTTGTGACCCAACTGCAATGGTTGAATGACACCCAATACAGTCAACTGGTCGCTTTGGCACAACTTTTACCCGGGCCGAGCAGCAGTCAGGTGGGGCTGTCGATCGGTTATCTGCAACGGGGCTATACTGGTGCCGTGATCGCATGGTTGGGTTTTACCCTGCCCTCAATGATTCTGATGACCTTGGTGGCGCTCTTGGGTCAAAGCTATTTTCATATTTTAAACTCAAACAGCTTTCATACCATCCAGTTAATTGTATTTTCTGTCATCGCCTGGGCATTCTGGCAAATGCTGAGAAGCTTCTGTAAATCGGCTTGGCAATACGCTGTCTTAATCCTCTCGGTGGCATTACTGATAGTCGTTTCAGTGAGTTTTAATCAGATTCTGGTCATTATACTGGGCGCAATCTGTGGACTCTTGGCTGGACATTTTTCCCACTCAGATTTGAAACCCAAAGAAATTAACAAAACGGCAATCAGCTCGCCTTATATTCGATCTGCCGCTGCGCCCTATTGGCTGTTGGCATTTATCCTCCCATTTGTGCTGCTGCCCTTAGCAGGCAAGTTATGGGGTGAATCAGAGCTGCAATTTTTTTCCAATTTCTATCAGACTGGCTCGCTGGTGTTTGGTGGTGGTCATGTGATTTTGCCTTTATTGCATCAGGATTTTGTCACGACTAGTTTGGTGAGTGCCCAATCTTTTGATCTTGGCTATGCATTTGCCCAGCTCATGCCTGGACCTTTATTCAGTTTTGCCAGTTATATTGGTGCTTTGCTGCCTTGGACGCCTTATGTCTGGCTAAATACACTGTTAGCAACCTGTGCAATCTTTTTACCTTCATTTTTTCTGATCTTTGCTACCTTGCCCTACTGGTCATGGTTGATGCAGCAGCGCCATATTCATCAGGCGGTGATGGGCATCAATGCTGCGGTGGTGGGGCTATTGCTGTATTTATTGCTGGATCTTTCACAACGTTATTTTAGTTATGGCTCCGACCTAGTCTTTGTCGCGGTGATGATTGCTCTGCTACGCTCAAAACTACCGGTCTGGTTCAGCCTGATTTTAGGCTTTGTGCTTTATCAAAGTTATTTAAATTTCTTTTAA
- a CDS encoding alanine/glycine:cation symporter family protein, whose product MNDQLNETLLGWINALNGPLWDFLVVFLVAVGIFYTIMTGAVQIRLFWHSMKVMKNSRGKVQDTHGITPFQAFVTGLASRVGVGNVAGVAIAIAIGGPGAVFWMWFTAFLGMSSAFVESSLAQLFKVRDNKNQQFRGGPAYYITQGLKQKWLGIVFAIALITTYGFVFNAVQANAITGATSHAWGWDQANLILPLGGLNLEISWVGLFLVLMTAVIIFGGIKRIAKVAESFVPFMAVLYLAVALYIAVINYDLLPSIFQLIFSKAFEFEAAAGGFFGAMVSMAMMMGIKRGLFSNEAGMGSAPNAAAASDVKHPVNQGLVQMLGVFVDTFVVCSCTAIIILVSGLYENAGFEGVTLTQMALESQIGAWGDDFLALILFLFAYSSIIGNYAYAEGNVQFINNNSRVMLIFRLFVLVMVYFGSIASVPLIWNMADLFMGVMASINLIAILLLMPFLLMLLRDYTGQLKRGVKEPEFKLDNHPKFKDKVKSDIW is encoded by the coding sequence ATGAATGATCAGTTAAATGAAACCTTACTCGGCTGGATTAATGCCCTGAATGGCCCTTTATGGGATTTTCTGGTGGTGTTTCTGGTCGCAGTCGGTATTTTCTACACGATCATGACGGGTGCAGTACAAATTCGTTTGTTCTGGCACAGCATGAAAGTCATGAAAAATAGCCGTGGCAAGGTTCAGGATACGCACGGCATTACCCCGTTTCAGGCCTTTGTCACTGGACTGGCAAGCCGGGTCGGTGTGGGCAATGTCGCGGGTGTCGCCATTGCGATTGCGATTGGTGGCCCCGGTGCCGTGTTCTGGATGTGGTTTACTGCCTTTTTGGGCATGAGTTCTGCTTTTGTTGAATCCTCTTTGGCACAGTTGTTTAAGGTGCGAGATAACAAAAACCAGCAATTCCGTGGTGGTCCAGCTTATTACATTACTCAAGGCCTGAAACAGAAATGGCTCGGGATTGTCTTTGCGATTGCATTGATCACGACTTATGGTTTTGTCTTCAATGCAGTTCAGGCCAATGCCATTACCGGAGCAACCTCTCATGCCTGGGGCTGGGATCAGGCGAACCTGATTCTGCCATTAGGCGGCCTGAATCTGGAAATTTCCTGGGTCGGATTGTTTCTGGTCTTGATGACTGCGGTGATCATTTTTGGCGGGATTAAACGGATTGCGAAAGTTGCGGAAAGCTTTGTGCCGTTTATGGCTGTGCTTTATCTGGCTGTGGCTTTGTATATTGCGGTCATCAATTACGATTTGCTCCCATCCATCTTCCAGCTCATTTTCAGTAAAGCCTTTGAATTTGAAGCCGCCGCTGGTGGATTCTTTGGCGCCATGGTATCTATGGCGATGATGATGGGCATCAAGCGTGGTCTGTTCTCTAACGAGGCAGGGATGGGTTCGGCACCGAATGCTGCTGCAGCTTCCGATGTCAAACATCCGGTCAACCAGGGTCTGGTACAGATGCTCGGAGTATTTGTAGATACCTTTGTGGTGTGTTCATGTACCGCGATTATTATTCTGGTTTCGGGTCTGTATGAAAATGCAGGCTTTGAAGGCGTGACCTTGACCCAGATGGCGCTTGAAAGCCAGATTGGTGCCTGGGGTGATGACTTCCTGGCTTTGATTCTGTTCCTGTTTGCCTATTCTTCGATTATTGGTAACTATGCCTATGCCGAAGGAAACGTCCAGTTCATCAATAACAATAGCCGGGTGATGTTGATTTTCCGCTTATTTGTATTGGTCATGGTGTATTTCGGTTCTATCGCCAGTGTGCCATTGATCTGGAATATGGCAGATCTGTTCATGGGTGTCATGGCAAGCATCAACCTGATCGCAATCCTGTTGCTGATGCCATTCTTGCTGATGCTACTTCGCGACTATACTGGTCAGTTGAAGCGTGGTGTGAAAGAGCCTGAATTTAAACTGGATAACCATCCTAAATTTAAAGACAAGGTCAAATCAGATATCTGGTAA
- the gltS gene encoding sodium/glutamate symporter, with product MDFTFNAFYTLIAAVIVLLLGRFLVNKIDFLKRYNIPEPVAGGLVAAIISLLVHSLWGYSITTSSELQTSFMLIFFASIGLSANFSKLREGGVGLVIFLFAISIFIVLQNAVGMSLATLLGIDPLIGLIAGSVTLTGGHGTAGAWGEIFEVEHGIQGALALGMASATFGLIIGGIIGGPLAKLLINRYNLATARTDQQIEKRDNTPMDSTSEEYVQFEYPHRLRLITADNAITTLGLFAGCLAFAEFMTGFSKGTAFELPTFVWALGGGVLLRNVLEGIFKVQIFDRAIDVFGNASLSLYLAMALLSLKLWQLADLAGPLMVILGAQTITMALYAAFVTFRIMGKNYDAAVLAAGHCGFGMGATPTAVANMQAITNMYGASHKAFLIVPLCGAFFVDLINATVIQMILKFFA from the coding sequence ATGGATTTTACTTTTAACGCATTTTATACCCTGATTGCCGCAGTGATTGTTTTATTACTTGGGCGGTTCCTGGTTAATAAAATCGATTTTTTAAAGCGCTACAACATTCCTGAGCCGGTTGCAGGCGGTTTGGTTGCTGCGATCATCTCATTACTGGTGCATTCACTGTGGGGATACAGCATCACCACCAGTTCAGAGCTACAAACCAGTTTTATGTTGATCTTCTTTGCCTCGATCGGTCTGAGTGCCAACTTTTCCAAGTTGCGTGAAGGCGGTGTCGGTCTGGTAATTTTCTTGTTTGCTATATCGATTTTTATTGTTTTGCAAAATGCAGTCGGTATGAGTCTGGCAACACTGCTTGGTATTGACCCACTGATTGGCCTGATTGCAGGCTCAGTTACCTTAACCGGCGGTCATGGTACTGCGGGTGCATGGGGGGAGATTTTTGAAGTTGAACATGGCATTCAGGGTGCTTTGGCACTGGGTATGGCCAGTGCGACTTTCGGTCTGATCATCGGCGGGATCATTGGTGGACCTTTAGCCAAGTTGCTGATCAACCGTTATAACCTGGCTACTGCACGTACCGATCAGCAGATCGAAAAGCGTGACAACACCCCAATGGATAGCACTTCAGAGGAATACGTACAATTTGAATATCCACATCGTCTGCGTCTGATTACTGCCGATAATGCAATTACCACATTGGGCCTGTTTGCAGGCTGTTTGGCTTTTGCAGAGTTTATGACAGGTTTCAGTAAAGGTACTGCTTTTGAACTGCCAACATTTGTCTGGGCATTGGGCGGCGGTGTACTCCTGCGTAATGTACTGGAAGGCATTTTCAAGGTTCAGATTTTTGATCGCGCGATTGATGTGTTTGGTAATGCTTCATTGTCACTGTATTTGGCGATGGCATTATTGTCGTTGAAATTATGGCAATTGGCTGACCTTGCAGGACCACTCATGGTGATTCTGGGTGCGCAAACCATCACCATGGCTTTGTATGCAGCTTTCGTCACTTTCCGCATCATGGGCAAAAACTACGATGCTGCGGTACTTGCAGCAGGTCATTGTGGTTTCGGTATGGGCGCAACGCCAACAGCGGTTGCCAATATGCAGGCGATTACCAATATGTATGGTGCGTCGCATAAGGCCTTCCTGATTGTTCCATTATGTGGTGCGTTCTTCGTTGACTTAATCAATGCTACTGTTATTCAGATGATTTTGAAGTTTTTTGCATAA
- a CDS encoding nitroreductase, with protein sequence MDQNFVHAVDHTITSRHSVRAFLNTPVNTDTLKEILAVASRAPSGTNTQPWKVYVVTGKKRDEIVQRVCQAQMQIYANPELSQQYQETFAYYPEQWISPFIERRRENGWGLYGLLNIQKGEKEKMARQQLRNFELFDAPVGLFFTVHRSLAIGSKMDVSMMIQNVMLAAKARGLDTCPQAAWNHFHPIVLDLVGAPADEELVCGMALGYADPEQIVNSFITPRVPVEEFAVFIEE encoded by the coding sequence ATGGATCAAAATTTTGTTCATGCGGTAGATCACACCATTACCTCTCGTCATTCAGTACGTGCTTTTTTAAATACACCCGTGAATACCGACACCTTAAAAGAGATTTTGGCCGTTGCCAGCCGTGCCCCTTCAGGAACCAATACCCAACCCTGGAAAGTGTATGTGGTAACTGGCAAAAAGCGCGATGAAATCGTGCAACGTGTCTGTCAGGCACAAATGCAAATCTATGCAAATCCGGAATTGTCACAGCAGTATCAGGAAACTTTTGCCTATTATCCTGAACAATGGATCTCGCCATTTATTGAACGTCGTCGTGAAAATGGCTGGGGTTTATATGGCTTGCTTAACATTCAAAAAGGTGAAAAGGAAAAAATGGCACGTCAGCAGTTACGTAATTTTGAACTATTTGATGCGCCTGTCGGCCTGTTCTTTACTGTCCATCGTTCTTTGGCGATTGGTTCCAAAATGGATGTTTCAATGATGATCCAGAATGTCATGCTGGCCGCAAAAGCCCGCGGTCTGGACACTTGCCCGCAGGCTGCCTGGAATCATTTTCACCCGATCGTACTTGATCTGGTGGGTGCTCCAGCCGATGAAGAGCTGGTCTGCGGTATGGCACTGGGCTATGCCGATCCAGAGCAGATTGTTAACAGCTTTATTACCCCGCGCGTTCCCGTAGAGGAATTTGCCGTGTTTATCGAAGAGTGA
- a CDS encoding multidrug effflux MFS transporter, protein MLMTSNKIVQQPYAMSWIVLLAALSALGPLSIDMYLSALPAMAADFGVSTQMVSNSLPAYFFGLAVGQLIYGPISDRIGRKPPLYFGLCLYIGASLLCVFVQDEWSLITARILQALGGCVGVVMARAAIRDRLDMHSAAQAFASMMIVTAIAPIIAPSLGAWILKFYEWNTIFLVLMGCGLLSLACVHFLFKETLEPERRLKLNFQQVLSLYRSIFQDPSFRRPLYAGCFSGAVMFCYISASSAILMDRYQLTEQQFAYAFGANAVGIMLFSTLNKHLAGRFSILQRLKIGTCLQFAGVSALILLGCLDVNSVLWVLPGMFVIVAAIGFTGPNAMALAMAEQGERAGTASAIMGSMQFVCGLLAGVLLNFMLWQALLNMALIMLVFVCISAWTIFKIKMPSLKNA, encoded by the coding sequence ATGCTTATGACATCGAATAAAATAGTACAACAACCTTATGCCATGTCCTGGATTGTGTTGCTGGCAGCACTGAGTGCGCTCGGGCCTTTATCCATTGATATGTATCTTTCTGCCTTGCCGGCCATGGCTGCAGATTTTGGTGTCAGTACTCAAATGGTTTCCAATAGCCTGCCGGCCTATTTCTTTGGTCTGGCTGTCGGACAGCTGATTTATGGACCGATCAGTGACCGGATTGGACGTAAACCGCCACTGTATTTTGGGCTGTGCTTATACATTGGGGCAAGTTTGCTGTGTGTCTTTGTGCAGGATGAATGGAGTCTGATCACTGCCCGGATTTTACAAGCTCTCGGTGGCTGTGTTGGCGTGGTCATGGCACGTGCTGCAATTCGTGACCGTCTGGATATGCACTCAGCAGCTCAGGCCTTTGCCAGCATGATGATTGTGACTGCGATTGCACCAATTATTGCCCCGAGTCTGGGGGCCTGGATACTAAAATTTTATGAATGGAACACGATATTTCTGGTATTAATGGGCTGTGGTTTGCTGAGTCTGGCTTGTGTGCACTTTCTTTTTAAAGAAACCTTGGAACCAGAACGCCGTCTCAAGCTGAATTTTCAACAGGTATTAAGCCTATACCGTAGCATTTTTCAGGATCCCAGCTTTCGGCGCCCGCTTTATGCCGGCTGTTTTTCCGGTGCGGTGATGTTCTGTTATATCAGTGCTTCTTCGGCCATTTTGATGGATCGTTATCAGCTCACCGAGCAGCAGTTTGCCTATGCTTTTGGTGCAAATGCGGTCGGCATCATGCTGTTTTCGACATTGAATAAGCATCTGGCCGGACGTTTCTCGATATTGCAGCGTCTGAAAATCGGCACCTGTCTGCAGTTTGCCGGTGTGTCAGCTTTAATCCTGCTGGGCTGTCTGGACGTAAACTCTGTGCTCTGGGTACTGCCAGGCATGTTTGTCATAGTGGCAGCTATCGGTTTTACTGGTCCGAATGCCATGGCTCTGGCAATGGCTGAACAGGGCGAGCGGGCAGGAACTGCCAGTGCCATTATGGGAAGTATGCAATTTGTCTGTGGATTACTGGCCGGCGTATTACTGAATTTTATGCTCTGGCAGGCTTTACTGAATATGGCATTGATCATGCTGGTTTTTGTTTGTATTTCTGCTTGGACAATTTTTAAAATAAAAATGCCCAGCCTAAAAAATGCATAG
- the yccS gene encoding YccS family putative transporter, whose product MKSWLTRLKQTTYNTTLMYNLRMMTAFAGTAFVPYFMGQQLMTIPLTLGVVAAGLSDIDDRFSVRILNLLYTYIGFFITAVGVYLLFPYPLLFALALIVSCIALILLGSLGRRYATISYGCLVISVYSMLGVELFDEWYKQAGLLVIGAMWYGLLSTISFLIFPARLAQDKLAISYSALGDFLYAKSNLFDVDMTPKSYQQSMIELSLENGKLIAIFNEMKTALLTRLKGDRGQKDTRRSLQYYFVAQDIHERADSAHIDYQKLAKIFQHSDILFRFQRIMSIQGKACKDLSESLLMRKPYVHNQRFKHAFDNLRQSLDKLRQEQQYDQVWISALFALFQNLKSIDAQLRNLETEQNIKSERFKHIENQLRDDDLKGWDDIKIRIKQHLTPESVLFRHAIRLSIVLLISYIFVQVSNIEYGYWILLTALFVSQPNFNATKRRLRLRIIGTLVGIILGYAILYFVPSIEGQLLLLVLSGILFFELRSKQYAQATAFITILALINFNLDGMGYAAAIPRMIDTLIGCAIAWFGVSFIFPDWKFRRLPRSIKRSLQAEADYLSEVIEQYKSGRNNGLKYRIVRRAAHNTDAEVASLISTLATEPDIDPVQKSLAFEFLCLNHTFISYIAALGAHREKIEDQDILNLLDKALENIRGALLRDEMPDLSAQNMIAHIRQRLAQDQEQDQKSLIILQQLSLMFSILKQLSQLKQSLSHERDEQATELGSL is encoded by the coding sequence TTGAAATCTTGGCTCACTCGTCTCAAGCAAACCACCTATAACACGACCTTGATGTATAACCTGCGCATGATGACGGCATTTGCAGGTACCGCCTTTGTTCCCTATTTTATGGGACAACAATTGATGACGATCCCATTGACTTTAGGGGTGGTCGCAGCTGGTTTAAGCGATATTGATGACCGCTTTTCGGTGCGGATTTTAAATCTGCTCTACACCTACATTGGCTTCTTTATTACGGCAGTAGGCGTATATCTGCTTTTTCCTTATCCCTTGCTGTTTGCCTTGGCCTTAATTGTGTCCTGTATTGCCCTGATTTTGCTGGGTTCACTAGGGCGACGCTATGCCACGATTTCCTACGGCTGTCTGGTGATTTCCGTTTATTCCATGCTCGGGGTGGAGCTGTTTGATGAATGGTATAAACAGGCTGGTTTATTGGTCATCGGCGCGATGTGGTACGGTCTGCTGTCGACCATCAGTTTCCTGATTTTCCCTGCCCGGTTGGCGCAAGACAAGCTTGCCATTTCCTATTCTGCTCTCGGTGACTTTTTATATGCCAAGTCCAATCTGTTTGATGTGGACATGACCCCGAAAAGCTATCAGCAAAGCATGATTGAACTCTCGCTTGAAAATGGGAAACTGATTGCGATTTTTAATGAGATGAAAACTGCCCTTTTGACTCGCCTGAAAGGTGACCGGGGGCAAAAAGACACCCGTCGCAGCCTGCAATATTATTTTGTCGCGCAGGATATTCATGAACGTGCCGATTCAGCGCATATTGATTATCAGAAACTGGCCAAGATTTTCCAGCATAGCGATATCCTGTTCCGCTTCCAGCGCATCATGTCAATTCAGGGCAAAGCCTGTAAGGACCTGAGTGAAAGTTTGCTGATGCGCAAACCTTATGTACATAACCAGCGCTTCAAGCATGCCTTTGATAACCTGAGACAGTCTCTGGATAAGTTACGTCAGGAGCAGCAGTATGATCAGGTCTGGATCAGTGCCCTGTTTGCGCTGTTTCAAAACCTGAAATCGATTGATGCCCAGTTACGCAACCTGGAAACCGAGCAGAATATCAAGTCCGAGCGTTTCAAACATATCGAGAACCAGCTTAGAGATGATGACCTGAAAGGCTGGGATGACATCAAGATTCGGATTAAGCAGCATCTGACCCCAGAATCGGTGCTGTTCCGGCATGCCATTCGCCTGTCGATTGTGCTGCTGATCAGCTATATTTTTGTACAGGTCAGCAATATTGAATATGGTTACTGGATTTTATTGACCGCACTCTTTGTCAGCCAGCCCAACTTTAACGCCACCAAACGGCGTTTACGTCTGCGTATTATCGGTACGTTGGTCGGTATTATCCTCGGTTATGCCATTTTATATTTTGTGCCGTCCATCGAAGGACAATTATTGCTTCTGGTACTGAGTGGGATTCTGTTCTTTGAATTGCGCAGTAAACAGTATGCACAGGCCACCGCCTTTATCACAATTTTAGCCCTGATCAACTTCAACCTGGACGGTATGGGCTATGCCGCGGCCATCCCGCGTATGATCGACACCTTGATTGGCTGTGCGATTGCCTGGTTCGGCGTCAGCTTTATTTTTCCAGACTGGAAGTTCCGGCGTTTGCCGCGAAGTATCAAACGCAGCCTGCAGGCAGAAGCAGATTATTTGAGTGAAGTAATCGAGCAGTATAAATCAGGACGTAATAATGGCCTGAAATATCGGATTGTGCGCCGTGCGGCCCATAATACCGATGCCGAGGTGGCTTCACTAATTTCGACACTGGCCACTGAACCGGATATTGATCCGGTACAAAAATCGCTAGCCTTTGAGTTCCTTTGTCTGAACCATACTTTTATCAGTTATATTGCTGCACTGGGCGCACACCGGGAAAAAATTGAAGATCAGGACATTCTGAATTTACTAGACAAAGCACTTGAGAACATTCGTGGTGCATTGCTAAGAGATGAAATGCCCGATTTAAGTGCGCAAAATATGATTGCCCATATTCGCCAGCGCCTGGCTCAAGATCAGGAGCAAGATCAGAAATCCCTGATCATTTTGCAGCAACTGTCTTTAATGTTCAGCATTTTAAAGCAGTTGAGCCAACTGAAACAAAGTTTGAGTCATGAGCGTGATGAACAGGCAACTGAATTAGGTTCATTATAA
- a CDS encoding YcxB family protein yields the protein MTAKNLYAYTLQPVNYEISEAEQRHAQLVIWRSTNKIGMKAWLIMGAVVALSILGILLLKNYSTVFCWVAIVCVVLYYLIRTFGLEWYVKRKMNEFPVQEIKGVRLGVQPHGIVMRQKMGMQEGVGAISWKDIYEWYNTPEFMLVNFKVKGQQGAYILPKRLDSKNFSFATIRKHLEAEVGAAKQI from the coding sequence ATGACTGCGAAAAATTTATACGCTTATACCCTACAGCCTGTGAACTATGAAATTTCAGAAGCCGAGCAGCGTCATGCTCAGCTGGTGATCTGGCGTAGTACCAATAAAATTGGCATGAAAGCATGGCTGATCATGGGTGCTGTTGTTGCACTTTCTATTCTGGGCATTCTGCTCCTGAAGAACTATTCTACCGTGTTCTGCTGGGTGGCCATTGTCTGTGTGGTGTTGTATTACCTGATCCGTACCTTTGGTCTGGAATGGTATGTTAAACGCAAGATGAATGAATTTCCGGTACAGGAAATCAAAGGTGTTCGCCTGGGCGTGCAACCGCATGGTATCGTGATGCGCCAGAAAATGGGCATGCAGGAAGGTGTTGGCGCGATTAGCTGGAAAGACATCTATGAATGGTACAACACACCAGAATTCATGTTGGTCAATTTCAAAGTAAAAGGCCAGCAAGGCGCCTATATCCTGCCGAAACGTCTGGACAGCAAAAACTTCTCTTTCGCTACGATTCGCAAGCATCTGGAAGCAGAAGTCGGCGCAGCAAAACAAATCTAA